The nucleotide window GCCCTTCGCGATGGGATACGTCGAATTGCCCGAGGGCATTCGAGTCGCGGGCATTCTCGACTGTGAGACCTTTGACGGCCTCATGGGCGCCCCCGCCGTCCTCATCGCCACCGAACCCGTACCGCGTTTCGCGGTACACCCGGACGAACTCGTCGCCGGCGCAGAGATTCCAGAAGAGGCAACCCGATGAACGACGTGAACATCATCGGTGCCGGACTGTCGAAGTTCGGACGTCAGCCCGGGACGAGCGGCCGCCAGATGGCCGTCACCGCGATCGGCGCCGCTCTCGACGACGCCGGAATCGCCTGGCCCGACGTCCGGGTCGCCTTCGGCGGCAGCGACAGCGCCGGCCTGGCCGACACCCTCGTCGCCGAACTCGGCTTCACCGGCATCCCCTTCACCAACGTCAAGAACGGTTGTGCGACCGGCGGTAGCGCTCTGGTGTCCGCCCTGAACGCGATCCGGTCCGGCGCGGCCGACATCGCGCTGGCGGTCGGATTCGACAAGCACCCACGCGGAGCGTTCGACCCGTCGCCCGCGGAATGGGGCCTCGACGACGGTTACGGCGACGCAGGTCTCATGGTCACCACACAGTTCTTCGGATCGAAGATCGCGCGCTACATGGGCGTGCACGGCATCACCGCGCCCACGTTGGCGAGAGTCGCCGAGAAGGCGTATCGCAACGGTGCTCTCAATCCCAACGCGTGGCGGCGAGACCCGATGTCGGCCGACGAGATCGCCGGCGCCGCGATGGTCAACGATCCGCTCACGCGATACATGTTCTGTTCCCCGGGCGAGGGTGGCGCGGCCATCGTCGTCGCGAGCGCCGAAGCCACCCGGCGTCTGGGCGCCCGCGGCGTCCGGGTCCGTGCGATCAGCCACCGGACACGGCGATTCGGATCGTTCGAGGTCTTCAGCCCCGCCGTGCAGGGCACCGGCGAACCGGTCAGCGTCAGCACCGACGCCGCAACCGCCGCCTTCGAACAGGCCGGCATCGCCCCCGGCGAGGTCCATGTCGCGCAACTCCAGGACACCGAGAGCGGTGCCGAGATCATGCACATGGCCGAGTGTGGTTTCTGTGAGCACGGTGAGCAGGAACGGTGGATCACCGAGGGCCGCACGGAGATCGGCGGCAGCCTTCCGGTGAACACCGATGGCGGTTGTATCGCCAACGGCGAGCCGATCGGCGCCTCGGGACTGCGCCAGATCCACGAGGTCGTCACCCAGTTGCGCGGCGACGGCGGCGACCGTCAGGTCCCCGGGACACCGAAGGTGGGTTTCACCCACGTGTACGGAGCACCCGGGATCAGTGCCTGCACCGTGCTCACCGTCTGAAGTCCAGTACTCGCGAAACGGATCGAGATGACCACCACCCTCCCCGACCTGGCCACCTTCACCTCCGAGGCCCGGGCGTGGCTACGCACGGTCGCCTCGCCGCGCACCGACACCCGGTGGGGCGAGGGCAGCGACTCCGTCGCGGTGTTCGAGAACTGGACCGCGGCGGAGGAACGAGCGCACACCGACGCAGTCGCCGCCTACGAGAGGAACAGATTCGACGCCGGGTGGGGAGCGCTGACCTGGCCCGAACAGTTCGGCGGCCGGCACCTGCCAGTCGCCTACGAGCTCGCCTTCCGCACCGTCGAGGAAGAGTTCGACGTCCCGCGTCGGACCGAGATGTTCTCGGTCACCCAGCAACTCGTCGCCCCCACCATCGCGCAGTGGGGGACACCCGCACAACAGGACCGTTACGTCCGTGCGATGCTCCGCACGGATCTGATCGCCTGCCAGCTCTTCTCCGAGACCGAGGCCGGTTCCGACCTGGCGGCGGTCCGCACCCGCGCGGTTGCCCGCGACGGCACCTGGGTCCTCAACGGACACAAGGTGTGGACCTCTGGTGCACGAGTGGCCGACTACGGCGTGGCCGTCTGTCGTAGCGACCCGGAGGCACCGAAACACAACGGACTCACCGTCTTCCTCGTTCCCATGAACGCCGAGGGGGTGACCGTGCGACCCATCCGGCAGATGACCGGGGGCAGCTCGTTCAATGAGGTCTACCTCGACGACGTGCGGCTCACCGACGATCACCGCCTCGGCCCGGTGGGCGCGGGCTGGTCCGTCGCCCTGACGGTTCTCGCCGCCGAACGGCTCGACGGTGCCGGCCTCGGTCTCGCCAACGCCGACCACGCGGTCGAACTGGCTCGTCACCTCGACCGTCCGCTGACAGAGGTCGAGGCCGACCGGGTCGCCGACCTGGTGACCCGGGGTTTCGTCCAGCGCATCGCCGGTATGCGCGTCGCGCAGACCATGGCCAGCGGGGCCGAGCCGGGTCCCGAGGCGTCGATGGGCAAACTGCTCGCCACCGACACCATGGCACGTACATCGGAGGTGGCCCGGCTGCTTCTCGGACCCGATTTGGCCGCCGATCACGGTGTCTGGGGGCGCTTCGCCTGGACCGAACACGTACTCGGCGCGCCCGGGTACCGCATCGCCGGCGGCACCGACGAGATCCAGCACAACATCATCGCCGAGCGCGTGCTCGGACTCCCGAAGGAACCGCGACTGTGAGCACACACTCGACACCTCCTCTGCAGCAGCGGGTCTCGACCCGACTGCGGGCGACACACGGACTGACCGTGACCTCGTTCGCCACGCTGCCCGGCGGGCACTCCGGCCTCACCTACCGGGTGGAGACCGACGGCGGGAACTTCGTCGTCAAAGCCGTCCCGGAGGGGCAGCGCGCCATCGGTCGTCACGACATGATGCGACAGGCCGCGATCCTGTCCGCGCTCGCCGACACCGATGTACCGGTTCCGAGGGTCGTCGAGATCGACCCCGAGGAACCGGCCTGGTTCGCCATGGAACTGGTAGCCGGTGAGTCCCTCGAGCCGGTACTCGACAATCCGCCGGTGCGTCCCGATCTCGCCGCTGCCCGGATGGTGCGGGCCGCGGAGATCCTCCCGCGTCTGCATGCCGTAGACCACCGGCGCATCCCCGGTGCCGGCGAGGTCCTCTCCCCCGCAGACGAACTCCGGCGCTGGACCCGGACACTACGTGCGGTGCCACCCGAGCTGGTCGACGGCGGCGAGAAGCTGCTGGCCCTGCTGACCGATTGCATCCCGGAGGGGGTTGATCCGGTTCTGGTCCATGGCGACTATCGCCTGGGCAACATCATCGCGGGCGGCGACGAGCCGGTCGCCCTCATCGACTGGGAGATCTGGAGCATCGGAGATCCCCGCGTCGAACTCGGGTGGTTCCTCGTCTTCGCCGACGGAACCAACTTCCCGGGTGTGGGACGCGAGGTCGCCGGCCTCCCCTCCGCCGGCGACCTCGTGGCCGCGTACACCGGGACATCCGGTTCCGGACTGCCCGAGATGACCTGGTTCGACGCCCTCGGCCGCCTCAAGATGGCGGCGATCATGGGTCACAACCTCCGTCGACATCGCGAGGGGCGACACCACGATCCGGACCAGGAGAAGCTGCCGGACACCATCTCCCGTCTCATCGACACCGCCACCGAACTGATGGCCGGAAAGCGATGACCCGGCGCCGATGAGCCAGAGCCGATGACATCGCTCTCCTGACCGGGAGCCCGCACCACCGACCACCCAGCCTGGAGGCTTCACCATGGACTTCTCCTACTCCGACCGGACCCGCGAGCTCGCCGCACAGCTCGAGGAGTTCATGACCGATCACGTCTATCCCGCCGAGCGGGTCTACGACGAGCAGATCGCCGAGAACGACAACCCGCACGAGCAACCGCAGATCATGCGCGATCTGCAGAAGCTGGCCCGCGACCGCGGACTGTGGAATCTGTTCATGACCCACGACGGGCTCGGCGCCGGGTTGACCAACCTCGAGTACGCACCGCTCGCCGAGATCGTCGGCCGCTCCATCATCGGCAACGAGGCGATCAACTGCTCCGCGCCCGACACCGGCAACATGGAGATCCTGGCCATGTACGGCACCGAGACTCAGAAGCGGCAATGGCTGGAGCCGTTGCTGGACTGCTCGATCCGCTCGGCCTTCGCGATGACCGAGCCCGCCGTCGCGTCGTCGGACGCCACCAACATCACCTCCACGATCGCTCGTGATGGTGACGAGTACGTGCTCAACGGCCGGAAGTGGTACACCTCAGGCGTTCTCGACCCGGACTGCAAGCTCATCATCTTCATGGGCAAGTCCGATCCCGCCGGTCCGACGTATCGCCAGCAGAGCATGATCCTCGTTCCGTTCGACACCCCGGGCATCGAGGTGATCCGCGACCTGCCGATGTTCGGCTTCACCGACCGTCTCGGCCACGGTGAGGTCCAGTTCACCGATGTCCGTGTGCCGGCCGAGAACATGCTCGGCGCGGAGGGCGACGGATTCGCCATCGCCCAAGGGCGTCTCGGGCCGGGCCGCATGCACTATGCGATGCGCGCGGTCGGGATGGCCGAACGGG belongs to Gordonia sp. KTR9 and includes:
- a CDS encoding thiolase family protein; this encodes MNDVNIIGAGLSKFGRQPGTSGRQMAVTAIGAALDDAGIAWPDVRVAFGGSDSAGLADTLVAELGFTGIPFTNVKNGCATGGSALVSALNAIRSGAADIALAVGFDKHPRGAFDPSPAEWGLDDGYGDAGLMVTTQFFGSKIARYMGVHGITAPTLARVAEKAYRNGALNPNAWRRDPMSADEIAGAAMVNDPLTRYMFCSPGEGGAAIVVASAEATRRLGARGVRVRAISHRTRRFGSFEVFSPAVQGTGEPVSVSTDAATAAFEQAGIAPGEVHVAQLQDTESGAEIMHMAECGFCEHGEQERWITEGRTEIGGSLPVNTDGGCIANGEPIGASGLRQIHEVVTQLRGDGGDRQVPGTPKVGFTHVYGAPGISACTVLTV
- a CDS encoding acyl-CoA dehydrogenase family protein — translated: MTTTLPDLATFTSEARAWLRTVASPRTDTRWGEGSDSVAVFENWTAAEERAHTDAVAAYERNRFDAGWGALTWPEQFGGRHLPVAYELAFRTVEEEFDVPRRTEMFSVTQQLVAPTIAQWGTPAQQDRYVRAMLRTDLIACQLFSETEAGSDLAAVRTRAVARDGTWVLNGHKVWTSGARVADYGVAVCRSDPEAPKHNGLTVFLVPMNAEGVTVRPIRQMTGGSSFNEVYLDDVRLTDDHRLGPVGAGWSVALTVLAAERLDGAGLGLANADHAVELARHLDRPLTEVEADRVADLVTRGFVQRIAGMRVAQTMASGAEPGPEASMGKLLATDTMARTSEVARLLLGPDLAADHGVWGRFAWTEHVLGAPGYRIAGGTDEIQHNIIAERVLGLPKEPRL
- a CDS encoding phosphotransferase family protein, whose translation is MSTHSTPPLQQRVSTRLRATHGLTVTSFATLPGGHSGLTYRVETDGGNFVVKAVPEGQRAIGRHDMMRQAAILSALADTDVPVPRVVEIDPEEPAWFAMELVAGESLEPVLDNPPVRPDLAAARMVRAAEILPRLHAVDHRRIPGAGEVLSPADELRRWTRTLRAVPPELVDGGEKLLALLTDCIPEGVDPVLVHGDYRLGNIIAGGDEPVALIDWEIWSIGDPRVELGWFLVFADGTNFPGVGREVAGLPSAGDLVAAYTGTSGSGLPEMTWFDALGRLKMAAIMGHNLRRHREGRHHDPDQEKLPDTISRLIDTATELMAGKR
- a CDS encoding acyl-CoA dehydrogenase family protein, yielding MDFSYSDRTRELAAQLEEFMTDHVYPAERVYDEQIAENDNPHEQPQIMRDLQKLARDRGLWNLFMTHDGLGAGLTNLEYAPLAEIVGRSIIGNEAINCSAPDTGNMEILAMYGTETQKRQWLEPLLDCSIRSAFAMTEPAVASSDATNITSTIARDGDEYVLNGRKWYTSGVLDPDCKLIIFMGKSDPAGPTYRQQSMILVPFDTPGIEVIRDLPMFGFTDRLGHGEVQFTDVRVPAENMLGAEGDGFAIAQGRLGPGRMHYAMRAVGMAERALDMMCRRSLERHAFGGPLAHRGVVREWIARSRIEIDQIRLQVLYSSWLMDTQGNAAARSEVAAIKVSAMEVAHRVVDRAVQTFGAAGVSNDTVLARLHAITRALQIADGPNEVHLRTIARLEVKKHS